Proteins from a genomic interval of Colletotrichum higginsianum IMI 349063 chromosome 6, whole genome shotgun sequence:
- a CDS encoding Endoplasmic reticulum vesicle protein 25 has product MMAPTRSLLHYVCSLVLFACCARALRFDLQATSPHEGKKERCIRNFVARDTLVVVTAIVDGQKGDGMTVNMHIKDAVGNDYGKPKDIAGGEKRIVFTSHADAAFDVCFENILSGSGRSGATSRHIELDIDIGADAKDWNAIQATEKLKPVEAELRRIEELVGEINSEMDYLRSREHKLRDTNESTNTRVKWFGIGTTLILVGLWAWQIMYLRAYFRSKHLI; this is encoded by the exons ATGATGGCGCCGACAAGATCGTTGCTGCACTACGTGTGCAGCCTAGTCCTCTTCGCCTGCTGCGCCCGGGCGCTCAGGTTCGACCTGCAGGCCACAAGCCCTCAtgagggcaagaaggagcgATGCATCCGTAACTTTGTCGCTCGGGACACCCTCGTTGTCGTCACGGCCATTGTGGACGGTCAGAAGGGTGATGGCATGACCGTCAATATGCAC ATCAAGGACGCTGTTGGCAACGACTACGGCAAGCCTAAGGATATTGCGGGCGGCGAGAAACGCATTGTCTTCACCTCCCACGCCGACGCTGCCTTTGACGTTTGCTTCGAGAACATCCTCTCTGGCT CCGGACGCAGCGGCGCCACGAGTCGTCACATCGAGCTCGACATCGATATCGGCGCCGACGCAAAGGACTGGAACGCCATCCAGGCGACGGAGAAGCTCAAGCCCGTCGAGGCGGAGCTGCGGCGCATCGAGGAGCTTGTCGGCGAGATCAACAGCGAGATGGATTACCTGCGCTCTCGCGAGCATAAGCTGCGCGACACCAATGAGAGCACCAACACCCGTGTTAAGTGGTTCGGCATCGGTACTACGTTGATACTCGTCGGCCTGTGGGCCTGGCAGATTATGTACCTGCGGGCGTACTTCAG ATCCAAGCACCTTATTTAG
- a CDS encoding Tpr repeat protein, with the protein MSTLARALRPARRLRIAPPAQRGMPLVAQRCFADKPPVQTESTTNAELGVGEFEGIKFRVEPLRRVGEDERTMRARLLYQSRKRGTLESDLLMSTFANEHLPHMTKAQMQQYDLFLDENDWDIYYWATQEDAPSNSAPTQKPLAETAQTKPAEDIRTQPQRAGEWANTIGTFKAQYRPVPVRWQDSEILEMLRAHVRSRRADGTVGVHRDVQERKEGGLGFMPPLFDVDRAGGRN; encoded by the exons ATGTCGACATTAGCCCGCGCCCTCCGCCcggctcgccgcctccgaaTCGCACCGCCCGCGCAGCGGGGCAtgcccctcgtcgcccagcgGTGCTTCGCCGACAAGCCGCCCGTCCAGACCGAGTCCACTACCAACGCCGAGTTGGGCGTGGGCGAGTTCGAGGGCATCAAGTTCCGCGTCGAGCCGCTGCGCCgcgtgggcgaggacgagcgcACCATGCGTGCCCGCCTTCTTT ACCAGTCCCGTAAGCGTGGTACCCTCGAGTCCGACCTCCTTATGTCGACCTTCGCCAACGAGCACCTCCCACACATGACAAAGGCGCAGATGCAGCAGTACGACCtgttcctcgacgagaacgacTGGGACATCTACTACTGGGCTACGCAGGAGGACGCCCCCTCAAACTCGGCCCCGACGCAGAAGCCCTTGGCAGAGACCGCCCAGACCAAGCCCGCCGAAGACATCCGCACGCAGCCGCAGCGCGCCGGGGAGTGGGCCAACACCATCGGCACCTTCAAGGCGCAGTACCGGCCCGTTCCCGTGCGGTGGCAAGATAGCGAGATCCTCGAGATGCTGAGGGCCCATGTCCGcagccgccgcgccgacggcaccgttGGCGTGCACCGCGACGTGCAGGAGCGCAAGGAGGGCGGACTCGGGTTCATGCCGCCCCTATTCGACGTTGACAGGGCGGGCGGCAGGAACTGA
- a CDS encoding BZIP transcription factor: protein MGTSPNDASTRGDTKSPKQSNNATPPRQDSIPEVKQPDPSLKPDADGAKPLGPPPRPGQTTGNTPDYFGGGAAGSLSLEPNPFEQSFGGGAPETPGGTKLPSVAALTSPSSLLPGSGATPFNWGGGSLRTGPLSPAMLSGPTSDYFSDSHHLRGGFPTPNESSLRTGLTPGGSGSMFPAPSPNSQQLFAQLASGGATPSTIDFHRTALSAAAKRENQNQNQSQQQPAVTSQPQDMPNGAPTVKAEAKQFDPHDNDAANGLFMLAQGRNGAQAPVYANTTQPQSQAQAQTQTQSQSQSQPHPAAAPPKRIDTSPQMSVNGAGSVGAGSSVRGVSEGGSAMSDESEQARPSARGKGKRNSTGGASTNGRRKAEEPLAKGPPSKKSKPNNAPPPDMNGDDSHSDDDDDMKHENGEGGSKSKMTDEEKRKNFLERNRYAIIHATYHCYAAANGHVRVAALKCRQRKKQWLANLQSKVELFSSENDALTAQITQLREEVVNLKTLLLAHKDCPVTQQQGLHGAFMQQAMEPFNPQMNPYGMAAPMSNQQVLAAGQGVQRRFS, encoded by the exons atggGGACTTCGCCGAACGATGCCTCGACCAGGGGTGATACGAAGTCGCCCAAACAATCCAACAATGCCACTCCGCCGCGGCAAG ATTCCATCCCCGAAGTGAAACAGCCCGACCCAAGCTTGAAGCCCGATGCTGACGGCGCGAAACCTCTCGGTCCTCCCCCTCGACCTGGACAGACCACTGGAAATACTCCTGACTacttcggcggcggagccGCTGGATCTCTCAGCCTGGAGCCCAATCCTTTTGAGCAGTCTTTCGGCGGAGGCGCGCCAGAGACACCCGGTGGTACGAAGTTGCCGTCTGTTGCTGCTCTGACTTCGCCCTCTTCTTTGCTTCCCGGCAGTGGCGCGACTCCATTCAACTGGGGAGGTGGTTCTTTGCGAACTGGCCCCCTAAGCCCGGCCATGTTGTCGGGTCCGACGAGCGACTACTTCAGCGACTCGCATCATCTTCGAGGCGGGTTCCCGACTCCGAACGAGTCCTCATTGAGGACTGGCTTGACTCCGGGCGGCAGCGGTTCCATGTTTCCTGCTCCGAGTCCCAATTCTCAACAACTGTTTGCCCAGCTCGCCAGCGGCGGTGCCACACCTAGCACCATCGATTTCCACCGTACTGCATTGAGTGCTGCGGCCAAGCGTGAAAACCAGAATCAAAACCAGAGTCAGCAACAGCCTGCGGTTACCTCACAACCCCAAGATATGCCCAACGGTGCGCCTACTGTCAAGGCCGAAGCAAAGCAATTTGATCCACACGACAACGACGCTGCGAACGGTCTGTTTATGCTCGCTCAAGGCAGAAACGGCGCCCAAGCTCCTGTATATGCGAATACAACGCAACCCCAGTCCCAGGCTCAGGCCCAGACTCAAACTCAGTCacagtcccagtcccagccGCACCCGGCTGCCGCTCCTCCAAAGAGAATCGACACGTCTCCCCAGATGAGTGTCAACGGTGCTGGGTCAGTAGGCGCCGGATCTTCAGTGCGAGGTGTCAGCGAGGGCGGGAGCGCCATGTCAGACGAGAGTGAGCAAGCCCGTCCCTCTGCTAGGGGCAAGGGCAAGCGTAATTCGACTGGAGGTGCCTCGACGAATGGCCGCCGGAAAGCCGAGGAGCCCCTGGCTAAGGGCCCCCCAAGCAAGAAGTCCAAGCCGAACAACGCACCTCCCCCTGACATGAACGGCGATGACAGCCActccgacgatgatgacgacatGAAACATGAGAATGGGGAAGGTGGATCCAAGTCCAAAATGACAGATGAGGAAAAACGCAAGAACTTTTTGGAGCGCAACAGGTATGCTATTATCCACGCTACCTATCATTGTTATGCCGCCGCTAATGGTCATGTCAGAGTTGCTGCCCTTAAATGCCGCCAGCGCAAGAAGCAATGGTTGGCCAACCTTCAGTCAAAGGTTGAGTTGTTTAGCAGCGAAAATGATGCCTTGACGGCTCAGATAACACAGTTGCGAGAGGAGGTTGTCAATCTCAAGACATTACTTCTCGCCCATAAGGATTGTCCCGTCACCCAGCAACAGGGCCTACACGGTGCTTTCATGCAACAGGCAATGGAGCCCTTCAATCCGCAGATGAACCCGTACGGCATGGCCGCTCCTATGTCGAACCAGCAGGTTCTCGCAGCAGGGCAGGGTGTGCAGCGACGCTTTTCATAG
- a CDS encoding Mis12-mtw1 family protein, whose translation MTTVIRTRHPLQVIRMSNEQPARRKSKRLAETAVYDEQDDDFHFTRGSRSKRVKNAESEPEAEPEPAPPPAKKSGRGRPSKGRASAAARAHEPAPSVTTPKAATSSRLRTRRTASLLPVEEDEPQLIAPKRTTRRSSRNLTEKPEKEKPVRRPATVAEEDDDMAIAAPMEVERQRTPCVMEEPVESAKITLPISDTPVINRNKEMRKKGGGNRRSSTGMRGRRASSLIESGHNAIPHREVDSAEFYKHIESEGLMEPRRMKQLLTWCGERALLEKPPHGQADSNTVLGARYIQEQLLKDFSTKSEFSDWFSREEGPKKPVVYQPNPRNIEHQQKIEQLEQKVKRLKEEKKKWLALKKSRMDIPPLFPETDTAQTATVDASLLESNEAEMLSWLTNPTSSFENVRAKTLTRLQNTQSTLEFKVDQLADGIHKLSQRVDTAGREADRVLSLSAARLKERETREKANAGTKEMPVMEVLRSLGRILPEGGE comes from the exons ATGACGACTGTCATTCGCACCCGTCATCCGTTGCAAGTCATCAGAATGAGCAACGAGCAGCCAGCACGAAGGAAAAGCAAGCGTCTTGCAG AAACGGCGGTATACGACGAGCAAGATGACGACTTTCACTTCACCCGCGGATCGAGATCCAAACGAGTCAAAAACGCAGAATCCGAGCCAGAAGCCGAACCAGAGCCTGCGCCACCGCCTGCGAAAAAGTCTGGACGAGGAAGGCCCTCAAAAGGACGCGCTTCAGCGGCTGCGAGGGCTCATGAACCGGCGCCATCGGTAACGACACCCAAGGCCGCGACATCATCGAGACTACGAACGCGTCGAACAGCAAGTTTACTACCGGTAGAGGAGGACGAACCCCAATTGATTGCGCCTAAGCGGACGACGCGCCGAAGCAGTCGCAACTTGACGGAGAAACCAGAGAAGGAAAAGCCGGTCAGAAGACCGGCGACTGTAGcggaagaagatgatgacaTGGCAATTGCGGCACCGATGGAAGTGGAAAGACAGAGAACGCCGTGCGTCATGGAAGAGCCAGTTGAGTCGGCGAAGATAACACTCCCCATAAGCGATACGCCAGTTATCAATCGTAACAAGGAAATGCGGAAAAAAGGAGGTGGTAATCGGCGAAGCAGTACGGGCATGCGCGGCAGGAGAGCAAGTTCTTTGATCGAGAGCGGACACAATGCGATTCCCCATCGGGAGGTTGATTCGGCGGAGTTCTATAAGCATATCGAGTCGGAAGGTCTAATGGAGCCGAGGCGGATGAAGCAGCTGTTGACCTGGTGCGGCGAACGAGCGCTGCTGGAAAAACCACCGCACGGTCAAGCGGATTCTAATACGGTACTGGGTG CTCGTTACATCCAGGAGCAATTATTGAAAGACTTCTCCACGAAGTCAGAGTTTTCAGACTGGTTCAGTCGGGAAGAGGGGCCAAAGAAACCTGTGGTGTACCAGCCAAATCCACGCAACATCGAGCACCAACAAAAGATCGAGCAATTGGAACAGAAAGTCAAGAG GctaaaagaagaaaagaagaagtgGCTGGCGCTGAAGAAATCGCGCATGGACATACCACCATTATTTCCGGAAACAGACACGGCACAAACAGCAACAGTCGATGCATCATTGCTCGAATCAAACGAGGCTGAAATGCTCAGTTGGCTCACCAATCCGACGTCTTCCTTTGAAAACGTCCGCGCCAAGACGCTCACACGCCTTCAAAACACTCAGTCAACACTGGAGTTTAAGGTGGACCAGCTCGCAGACGGCATTCACAAGCTCTCGCAACGAGTCGACACGGCAGGCCGAGAAGCGGATAGGGTACTCTCTCTCAGCGCCGCAAGGCTCAAGGAGCGAgagacgagggagaaggCCAACGCGGGCACTAAAGAGATGCCTGTCATGGAGGTGCTCCGCAGCCTAGGCAGGATATTACCGGAGGGCGGGGAGTAA
- a CDS encoding Glutathione S-transferase, translating into MASSDEDKKIVLYHYSASPYARRIVWYLALRGIPYVQCMQPPVLPRPDVEKLGIVHRRIPILTIGRDIYLDTRLMLRKLEQLYPSRARLGAEGPEHAAVERLLEGHIIDGGVFSNAINVLPTNLPMLQDPNRTWFKDREGYVGGKLSVETMQRGRPTAINEIRRTMELLETTLLADGRDWVLKTEGPRLADIEAVWLPHWLASIPGALPKEQISAEKFPRVFAWIERFQKTISEAKKAAPKVATVSGDEAASIVASSPYNEAGGRVDAEDALVAAEGLKAGDEIILWPADTGASHKDTGKLLSLDGDEVVIEVQGHKGSARVHAPRHGFRVEKLDKFKARRGSAKL; encoded by the exons ATGGCTTCATCCGACGAGGATAAAAAGATCGTCCTATACCACTACTCCGCCTCGCCGTACGCGAGGCGGATCGTGTGGTACCTCGCTCTCAGGGGCATTCCCTATGTCCAATGC ATGCAACCCCCGGTCCTCCCTCGCCCGGATGTCGAGAAGCTAGGCATCGTACACCGCCGCATCCCGATACTCACCATCGGGCGCGACATTTACCTCGACACGCGACTTATGCTCCGCAAGCTTGAGCAGCTCTATccctcgcgcgcgcgcctgggcgccgagggccCGGAACACGCAGCTGTGGagcgcctcctcgagggccatatcattgacggcggcgtcttctCCAACGCCATCAATGTGCTCCCGACGAACCTGCCGATGCTCCAGGACCCCAATCGAACTTGGTTCAAGGATCGCGAGGGTTACGTGGGCGGCAAACTTTCTGTAGAGACAATGCAGCGTGGGCGGCCGACGGCTATCAACGAGATCCGCCGCACGATGGAGCTGCTTGAGACGAcgctgctcgccgacgggCGGGATTGGGTTCTCAAGACAGAGGGCCCCAGGCTGGCGGACATCGAGGCCGTGTGGTTGCCGCACTGGCTCGCGAGCATCCCTGGCGCGCTACCGAAGGAGCAGATTTCGGCTGAGAAGTTCCCAAGAGTGTTTGCCTGGATCGAGCGCTTTCAGAAAACCATCTCAGAGGCGAAGAAAGCAGCGCCAAAGGTCGCGACGGTCTCTGGGGATGAGGCGGCAAGCATTgtcgcctcgtcgccgtacAATGAGGCAGGGGGccgggtcgacgccgaggacgccctTGTCGCTGCCGAAGGGCTCAaagccggcgacgagatcatcCTATGGCCGGCCGACACAGGTGCATCACACAAGGACACTGGAAAGCTCTTAAGcctcgacggggacgaggtGGTGATCGAGGTTCAGGGGCACAAGgggtcggcgagggtgcATGCGCCGAGACATGGCTTCCGAGTGGAGAAGCTGGACAAGTTCAAGGCACGCAGAGGTTCCGCGAAATTATAG